In a single window of the Stigmatopora nigra isolate UIUO_SnigA chromosome 7, RoL_Snig_1.1, whole genome shotgun sequence genome:
- the LOC144199239 gene encoding nuclear inhibitor of protein phosphatase 1-like yields the protein MATKTITEGPPPFDCPTWGGKPPVGLHLDVMKGDKLVEKLIIDEKKFYLFGRNPDWCDFTIDHQSCSRVHAALVYHKHLKRLFLIDLNSTHGTFLGHIRLEPHKPQQVPIDSTLSFGASTRTYTIREKPQSQSGLSADIKVGDEDELKGLLGLPEEETELENLTEFNTAHNKRISTLTIEEGNLDIQRPKRKRRNSRVTFNDEDLIINPEDIDPSVGRFRNMVQTAVVPIKKRRSEGHNTLGLDDFNSKRMHGYSMSGGLYGDLPPTSHENQPTGAPGGASMQGGLPLPFPNPAPEVDLAPEAPRRPVTLNPTPASVPFLQESHNEPRKKKYAKEAWPGKKPTPSLLI from the exons ATGGCGACGAAAACTATCACCGAGGGCCCCCCTCCATTTGATTGTCCAACATG GGGAGGCAAGCCACCCGTTGGGCTCCACCTGGATGTCATGAAGGGAGACAAACTAGTCGAG AAATTGATCATAGACGAAAAGAAGTTCTACTTGTTCGGCAGGAATCCGGACTGGTGCGACTTCACCATCGACCACCAGTCGTGTTCCCGCGTCCATGCCGCCCTCGTGTACCACAAACACCTTAAGAGGCTTTTTCTCATTGACCTCAACAGCA CCCACGGTACCTTCTTAGGCCACATCCGCCTGGAGCCTCATAAACCTCAGCAGGTTCCCATCGACTCCACCCTGTCTTTCGGAGCATCCACGCGCACTTATACCATTCGAGAAAAGCCCCAGAGCCAGTCGGGCCTTAGCGCCGACATTAAAGTCGGTGACGAAGACGAGCTGAAGGGGCTCCTGGGGTTGCCCGAGGAGGAGACGGAATTAGAG AACCTGACGGAATTCAACACGGCGCACAACAAGCGCATCTCCACGCTGACCATAGAAGAGGGTAACCTAGATATTCAGAGGcccaagaggaagaggaggaattCCCGGGTGACCTTCAACGATGAGGACTTAATCATCAATCCCG AGGACATCGACCCTTCGGTGGGACGTTTTAGGAATATGGTACAGACGGCCGTTGTCCCCATCAAG AAACGTCGCTCAGAAGGCCACAACACGTTAGGTCTAGACGACTTCAACTCCAAGCGTATGCACGGTTACTCCATGAGCGGTGGTCTATACGGGGACCTGCCCCCTACCAGCCACGAAAACCAACCCACGGGGGCCCCGGGCGGCGCCTCAATGCAGGGCGGCCTCCCGTTACCCTTCCCCAACCCCGCGCCAGAAGTGGACCTGGCCCCCGAGGCCCCCCGCCGTCCCGTCACCCTCAACCCCACCCCGGCCAGCGTGCCCTTCCTCCAAGAAAGCCACAACGAGCCGCGTAAAAAGAAATACGCCAAAGAAGCGTGGCCGGGCAAGAAACCCACGCCATCGCTACTCATCTGA
- the drd2l gene encoding dopamine receptor D2 like — MTSYNNSADPSPSPTWSFLLSTLYLNSSGAPSGLPPSTVRNCSGESSSAPSPPYNFYAVLLVLLIFCVVFGNVLVCVAVSRERALQTTTNYLIVSLAVSDLLLATLVMPWGVYLEVVGEWRFSLIHCDILLTLDVMMCTASILNLCAISIDRYTAVAMPLLYNTRYSSRRRVVLMIAAVWFLSFAISCPLLFGLNNTVDREGTTCSFADPAFVVYSSVASFYVPFIVTLLVYAQICLVLRRRGRRTAPPSGRRGPEASEPQRHRKNKCTQPEDVKLCALILRPSTAAPQRKRVTLVKEALVHPLEVEPGRFLPQPERTSAGPPAERTPSAHGCRATVSMSVSVGPAPKRPCAALRSALTPRPPTLEDGMRGREGWREHSGGGGWAAVVKERARGRVSQQKERKATQMLAIVLGVFIICWLPFFLTHVLKAHCASCCISPSLYSAVTWLGYLNSAVNPVIYTTFNVEFRKAFIKILLC, encoded by the exons ATGACTTCTTACAACAACTCCGCCGACCCTTCCCCTTCTCCAACATGGTCCTTTCTTCTGTCAACACTTTACCTCAACTCCTCCGGCGCCCCCTCTGGCCTCCCGCCGTCCACCGTGAGGAACTGCAGCGGGGAGTCATCCTCGGCACCCTCGCCGCCGTACAACTTTTACGCCGTTTTGCTGGTGCTGCTTATCTTCTGCGTGGTGTTCGGCAACGTGTTGGTGTGCGTGGCTGTGTCGCGAGAAAGGGCGCTGCAGACCACCACCAACTACCTCATCGTCTCCCTGGCCGTGTCCGACCTGCTGTTGGCCACCCTGGTCATGCCGTGGGGGGTCTATCTGGAG GTGGTGGGCGAATGGCGCTTCAGTTTGATCCACTGCGACATCTTACTTACTCTGGACGTGATGATGTGCACAGCCAGCATCCTCAACCTGTGCGCCATCAGCATCGACAG GTACACGGCCGTGGCCATGCCTCTGTTGTACAACACGCGCTACAGCTCCAGGAGGCGAGTGGTCCTCATGATCGCCGCCGTCTGGTTCCTTTCTTTCGCCATCTCCTGCCCGCTGCTTTTTGGACTCAACAACACGG TGGACCGTGAAGGCACCACATGCAGCTTTGCCGACCCAGCTTTCGTGGTGTACTCGTCGGTGGCGTCCTTCTACGTGCCCTTCATCGTCACCCTCCTAGTGTACGCTCAGATCTGCTTGGTTCTACGCCGGCGCGGCCGACGCACGGCACCCCCGTCTGGGCGCCGAGGGCCCGAAGCCTCGGAACCACAGAGGCACAGAAAG AATAAATGCACACAGCCGGAAGATGTGAAACTGTGCGCTCTGATTTTGAGACCCTCCACCGCGGCCCCCCAGCGCAAACGAGTT ACGTTGGTGAAGGAGGCGTTGGTGCACCCCCTAGAGGTGGAACCGGGTCGTTTCTTGCCACAGCCCGAGCGGACCTCGGCCGGGCCCCCCGCCGAGCGGACACCCTCCGCCCACGGCTGTCGGGCCACCGTCTCCATGTCGGTGTCGGTGGGGCCCGCCCCGAAACGCCCGTGCGCGGCGCTGCGTTCGGCCCTGACGCCGCGGCCCCCCACGCTGGAGGATGGCATGCGGGGTCGCGAAGGATGGCGGGAGcacagtggcggcggcggctgggCGGCCGTCGTCAAGGAGCGGGCCAGGGGGAGGGTGTCGCAGCAGAAGGAGAGGAAGGCCACGCAGATGCTCGCCATTGTGTTAG GCGTGTTCATCATCTGCTGGCTGCCATTTTTCCTGACGCACGTCCTGAAAGCCCACTGCGCCAGCTGCTGCATCTCGCCGTCCCTGTACAGCGCCGTGACGTGGCTGGGTTACCTCAACAGCGCCGTCAACCCCGTCATCTACACCACCTTCAACGTGGAATTCCGCAAGGCCTTCATCAAGATCCTCCTCTGTTGA